From one Triticum aestivum cultivar Chinese Spring chromosome 4B, IWGSC CS RefSeq v2.1, whole genome shotgun sequence genomic stretch:
- the LOC123091970 gene encoding nascent polypeptide-associated complex subunit alpha-like protein 1 isoform X1, producing MTAQTAEELAAHIEQEQLEAKKTEQAEEVVVEDDDDDDDDDEDDDDNDDLDGQEGDASGTSKQSRSEKKSRKAMLKLGMKSITGVSRVTVKKSKNILFVISKPDVFKSPNSETYVIFGEAKIEDLSSQLQSQAAEQFKAPDLSQMISSPEASGMENDDNEVVNDEGVEPKDIELVMTQAGVSRAKAVRALKSANGDIVTAIMEVTT from the exons ATGACGGCGCAGACtgccgaggagctcgccgcgcaTATCGAGCAGGAGCAGCTCGAGGCGAAGAAAACTGAG CAGGCAGAAGAGGTTGTggttgaggatgatgatgatgatgacgacgacgatgaggatgatgatgacaacgatgATTTGGATG GGCAAGAAGGTGATGCCAGTGGCACATCAAAGCAAAGCAGGAGTGAGAAGAAGAGTCGCAAGGCAATGCTGAAGCTTGGCATGAAATCCATCACTGGCGTAAGCCGTGTCACTGTGAAGAAAAGCAAGAAT ATATTATTCGTCATCTCAAAGCCAGATGTCTTCAAGAGCCCAAATTCAGAGACGTATGTTATTTTCGGTGAAGCCAAGATTGAGGATCTCAGCTCCCAGCTGCAGAGCCAGGCTGCCGAACAGTTCAAGGCTCCTGACCTGAGCCAAATGATCTCAAGTCCTGAGGCGTCGGGCATGGAGAATGATGACAACGAGGTTGTCAACGATGAAGGAGTCGAGCCAAAGGACATCGAGCTGGTGATGACACAGGCGGGCGTCTCAAGGGCCAAGGCTGTCAGGGCTCTCAAGTCTGCCAATGGAGACATTGTCACTGCCATTATGGAGGTCACAACTTAA
- the LOC123091970 gene encoding nascent polypeptide-associated complex subunit alpha-like protein 1 isoform X2 translates to MTAQTAEELAAHIEQEQLEAKKTEAEEVVVEDDDDDDDDDEDDDDNDDLDGQEGDASGTSKQSRSEKKSRKAMLKLGMKSITGVSRVTVKKSKNILFVISKPDVFKSPNSETYVIFGEAKIEDLSSQLQSQAAEQFKAPDLSQMISSPEASGMENDDNEVVNDEGVEPKDIELVMTQAGVSRAKAVRALKSANGDIVTAIMEVTT, encoded by the exons ATGACGGCGCAGACtgccgaggagctcgccgcgcaTATCGAGCAGGAGCAGCTCGAGGCGAAGAAAACTGAG GCAGAAGAGGTTGTggttgaggatgatgatgatgatgacgacgacgatgaggatgatgatgacaacgatgATTTGGATG GGCAAGAAGGTGATGCCAGTGGCACATCAAAGCAAAGCAGGAGTGAGAAGAAGAGTCGCAAGGCAATGCTGAAGCTTGGCATGAAATCCATCACTGGCGTAAGCCGTGTCACTGTGAAGAAAAGCAAGAAT ATATTATTCGTCATCTCAAAGCCAGATGTCTTCAAGAGCCCAAATTCAGAGACGTATGTTATTTTCGGTGAAGCCAAGATTGAGGATCTCAGCTCCCAGCTGCAGAGCCAGGCTGCCGAACAGTTCAAGGCTCCTGACCTGAGCCAAATGATCTCAAGTCCTGAGGCGTCGGGCATGGAGAATGATGACAACGAGGTTGTCAACGATGAAGGAGTCGAGCCAAAGGACATCGAGCTGGTGATGACACAGGCGGGCGTCTCAAGGGCCAAGGCTGTCAGGGCTCTCAAGTCTGCCAATGGAGACATTGTCACTGCCATTATGGAGGTCACAACTTAA